One genomic region from Zonotrichia leucophrys gambelii isolate GWCS_2022_RI chromosome 26, RI_Zleu_2.0, whole genome shotgun sequence encodes:
- the MYBPH gene encoding myosin-binding protein H yields MTGKTAPAAKKPAPAAAKKKAAPAPKEGAAPKEGAAPKEEAPPKEEAAPKQEAPAAAAAEPPAPEHPPEQPPAPTDESAPIPTEAGAEAAPAPAEGSPAPPAEPPAPEPKVEKPKEEPPSCPLSLAVEEVSENSFTLTWKAPEQTGRVGLDGYVVEICKDGSSDWKAVNQEPFLSTRCTVPELSSGDKIHVRVVAVSASGSSAPATLEQPVLIREILQLPKIRMPRHLRETYIRRVGDAVNIMIPFQGKPQPEVSWSKGGQPLDSSRINIRTTARDTIFYIRQAQRADSGKYELTVRINGAEDKATLDIQVVEPPGPPQNLKLVDVWGFNVALEWTPPADNGNAEIKGYRVQKSDKKSGKWFTVLERCTRTSCTISDLIIGNTYSFRVFSENICGLSDSAAVASGVAHIEKTKTTYQPEKIPQRDMMEPPKFTQPLTDRTTTRGYSTHLFCSVRGFPQPKIIWLKNQMEIREDPKYIALIDQGVCSLEIRKPGPFDGGVYTCKAVNPLGEASVDCRLDVKVPK; encoded by the exons ATGACCGGCAAAACTGCACCGGCAGCCAAAAAACCGGCTCCGGCCGCGGCCAAGAAAAAGGCAGCGCCAGCCCccaaggaaggagcagcccccaAGGAGGGAGCAGCCCCCAAGGAAGAAGCACCTCCAAAGGAAGAAGCAGCCCCAAAGCAAgaagccccagcagcagctgctgcagagcccccagcccccgagcatcccccggagcagcccccagctcccacagatGAATCTGCTCCCATCCCCACAGAAGCTGGAGCAGAAGCGGCTCCAGCGCCTGCAGAAGgttccccagctcccccagctgaACCCCCAGCCCCTGAACCTAAAGTGGAGAAACCAAAGGAAG AGCCACCCAGCTGCCCCTTGTCCTTGGCTGTGGAAGAAGTGAGTGAAAACTCATTCACGCTGACCTGGAAAGCCCCGGAGCAGACAGGCCGGGTAGGCCTGGATGGATATGTGGTGGAGATCTGCAAAGATGGAA GTTCAGACTGGAAAGCTGTGAACCAGGAGCCTTTCCTCTCCACCCGCTGCACGGtgccagagctcagctctggggacaAGATCCACGTGCGGGTGGTGGCCGTCAGCGCCAGCGGGAGCAGCGCCCCGGCCACGCTGGAGCAGCCCGTGCTCATCAGGGAGATCCTCC agctcccGAAGATCCGCATGCCTCGGCACCTGCGGGAGACTTACATCAGGCGTGTGGGGGATGCTGTGAACATCATGATCCCCTTTCAG GGAAAGCCGCAGCCCGAGGTGAGCTGGAGCAAGGGAGGGCAGCCCCTGGACAGCAGCCGCATCAACATCCGCACCACGGCCCGGGACACCATCTTCTACATCCGCCAGGCCCAGCGCGCCGACTCGGGCAAGTACGAGCTCACCGTGCGCATCAACGGCGCCGAGGACAAGGCTACCCTGGACATCCAGGTGGTTG agcCACCTGGCCCTCCCCAGAACCTGAAGCTGGTGGATGTGTGGGGCTTCAATGTGGCCCTGGAGTGGACCCCCCCTGCAGACAATGGGAATGCTGAGATCAAGGGCTACAGGGTGCAGAAGTCAGACAAGAAGAGTGGG aaatGGTTCACAGTGCTGGAGCGCTGCACCCGCACCAGCTGCACCATCTCCGACCTCATCATTGGCAACACCTACTCCTTCCGAGTGTTCTCCGAGAACATCTGCGGGCTCAGCGACAGTGCTGCGGTGGCCTCTGGAGTGGCCCACATCGAGAAGACAA AAACCACTTACCAGCCAGAGAAGATCCCCCAGCGGGACATGATGGAGCCCCCAAAGTTCACGCAGCCCCTGACAGACCGAACGACCACGCGGGGCTACAGCACCCACCTCTTCTGCTCCGTGCGGGGCTTCCCCCAG CCCAAAATAATATGGTTGAAAAATCAGATGGAGATCCGGGAAGATCCCAAATACATAGCACTGATTGATCAGGGTGTGTGCTCCCTGGAGATCCGCAAGCCTGGCCCTTTCGATGGGGGTGTCTACACCTGCAAGGCTGTGAACCCCCTGGGGGAAGCCTCAGTAGACTGCAGACTGGATGTCAAAG TGCCCAAGTGA